The genomic stretch gagagggagagagagaatcctcaagcagactccccactgaggactGATCCCCTcttagggctcaatcccaggaccctgagatcatgacctgagctgaaatcaagagttagacacttaccCAACTCAGCCACCCATATTCCCctactgttttttagtttctatatcatttatttttgctctaatctttattatttatttactttctgttttggCTTCAggcttaatttgtttttctttttctagctcctttaggtgtaagtttaggttgttcatttgagatttttcttgcatCTTGTTGTAGGCCATTAttgctctgtccttccctcctaGGATGGCTTTCATtgaatcccaaaggttttggacagttttgttttcattttcatttttcccatgtattttttattacttctttgatttcttggttgacctattcattgtttgttagcattttgtttaacctccatgtacttgtggtctttccagattttttcttatggttgacttcaagtttcatagcaatattgtcagaaaagatgcatagtgtaatttcagtctttttgtatttgttgaggcctgatttgtgacctagtatgtcatctattctggagaataccccatgtgcacttgaaaagaatgtgtattctgctgctttagaatgaaatgttctgaatatatctgttaagtccatctggtccagagtgtcatttaaagccattgtttccttgttgattttctccttagataatctgtccattgatgtaagtggggtgttcaagtcccctactattattgtattattatcaaggagttccttttttatttgttattaattgttttatatatttgggtgctctcatgttgggtgcataaatatttacatttgttagatattcttgttggattatctcctttattctatatagtgttcttctttgtctcttgttataatctttgttttaaagtctagtttgtgtgatataagtatagctgctctggctttcttttttttttttttttaagatttcatttatttgcgagagagagaatgagagacagcatgagagggaggagggtcagagggagaagcagactccctgccgagcagggagcccgatgcgggactcgatcccgggactccaggatcatgacctgagccgaaggcagtcgcttaaccaactgagccacccaggcgcccctggctttcttttgatattcttttgcatgataaatatttctccatcttttcactttcaatctgccaTGTCTTTATGTCTAAAGTGACTCTCTTGTAGGCATCATATAGATgggtctagttttttttttttctttttaatccattcatacaacctatgtcttttgatttgagcatttagtccatttgtgttcagagtaattattgacagatacgtatttagtgccattttattacttgttttgttgttgtttctggagattttctttgatcttttcttgtctttgtcatttttggtctttcctttccactcagaatcccctttaatatttcttgcagggatggCTTCAAGAacacctttagtttttgtttgtttgggaaactctatctctccttctattctgaatggtagccttgctggatagagtattgtAGGCTGTAGATTTTTCgtattcagcactttgaatatatcatgtcactctcttctgGTTTGCAAAgattctgttgagaaatctgcagctagccttatgggtcttccttGTAAGTGAATGactttttcttgctgcttttaagattttttctttattagcatattttgcaaatttaattacaatatgtcttggtgttggcctgcttttgttgattttgatgggagttctctgtgcctcttggatctggatgtctgtttcctgcCTCAGATTAGGGAAGATTTCAACTatcatttcctcaaataaattttctgcacactttcctctctcttcttcttctgggactcctataatatgattgtcattatgtttgatggagtcactgagttccctaagtctattctcgtATTCCATaagtcttctttctctcttttgttcagcttcattattttccactattttgtgttttatatcactaattcattcctctgcttcttccagcctgctgttatTGCATCAAACCTGTTTACAATCTCATTTGttgctttcttcatttctgatcgatttttttaactcttttatctctgtggtaaggatCTTTTTGATATCTTCTATTCTTATCTCAAGCCCAGTGAATATCCttatgatttttcctttaaattctccatcaggtgtgttacttatatctgtttcacttagatctctggctatAGCCTtaacttgttctttcatttgggataaatttcttttCCTGGCATTTTATCtaaatctctgccttcttctttcatgtattagaaaagccagttatgctTCTGCTCCTGaaggtaatggctttatgaagaggCTATGTAGTgtccagaacctggtgcttcctAGAGACTCTGGTGTGTGCTGcctgtgctctgctgttgtgttttggctgctctgtcccTCAGGCCAGtcgtctgcagaggctctccttgcctgctgcaGGCAGTGTTTGTTTCTTGGTCAGAAtgtggcaagttttttttttttaatattttatttatttgacagagagagacacagcgagagagggaacacaagcagggggagtgggggagggagaagcaggcttgcggccgagcagggagtccgatgcggggctcgatcccaggaccctggcatcatgacctgagccgaaggcagacgcttaacgactgagccacccaggcgccccagaatgtggcaagttttaactagctGTACTCTGGtttgcttgtgaaatgagacctgatactAGTTCCACTATAACTGAGGCATTGCAGATCTCTGATTGGGAGATGTGGTGTGGGTTGGATTTTGTGCtggttctgggggaggggcctgccatgctggaACTGAagcaagcttgactgagaagggcagctCCACCAGAGAGCAGGGTGTgtggcttggtgtaagcaagttaggcagccagtgtgaGCTCTGTGCTGCTACTAGCAAGTGCCTCTGTGTGTATGCTGAGGGGTGAGAGTGGGGGGAATGGCACTGACCAGGTCCTTTCTCCCTGGAGAGGCACGTTCTTGAATGCTGCACTCAGGGAAGCACTCCCAGAGGTGTGAATAAACCCCTTGCCCCCCACTACATGAACTCCAGGCATtattcagattgctgtttccatgctgtTTGCCTCCAGGTTtttgcctgctttctctccaggagcagcGCAGTGCCTTCCTGGTTTTATCCCAGgcaagcctgctgacctttaaaactccagggtTTAGGGAAGTGGTTTGGGCAGGGgcctgtgctggtcttctggaggagTGGCCTGCAGCACTGGTACTGAGGTGAGCTTGAGAGAGAAGGGCGATCACACCAGAGCACATGGGTGTGGGACTTGATGTAACCAAGTTAGGCGGCCTGTATCAGCCCTGAGCTGATTCCCCCAGgtagctctgtgtttatgctgaggggagggggagggaaatggcaccggtcaactcctttgttcctggagaggagTCTCCCTGAATGCTGCCTTTCAGGGAAGCACTTTGAGCGAATAATCTCCTCCTAGTGTGCCCCAGGcattcttcagatcactgtttccacttTGTCTGcccccaggttgtttgcctgccttctctccaggagcagcacAGTGCCCGCCAGGCTAATACCAGCCAAGCCCACTGTTCTTTAAAACtcttaagccctgctggttgttAAGGATTCAGATAATTCAGCTCCTTTCACTTTCCAAACCAattgctttggggaaatgttctccttaTACATTTCCCAgtatgctcctctctctcttgcccttctcctcacccactgctccctctcctctgtaTCACCTGCAGTCCCTGTATGTCTTACCTTCTTCCacgtggcctcttctctcccttacATTATGGAGTTTCTTCTGTCAGTGTTCAGATTGATTtttggggtatttaggatgagtTTATAGTTATTTAGTTGAGTTCATGGAAGAGATgggcctagggtcctcctacttcaCTACCATCTTCTTgaatctgattattttctttcactaTCTAAAAAACCTTCTCATTTTGACATAATCCCACTtaattatttgtccttttattgCTTGTCCTTTAGGTGTCATGTccaaaaataatttccaagaccaatgtcaaggatgTGTTcgcctttgtttttgttgttgttgttagaaattttatgatttcaggtcatACATATAGTCTTTAATATATTTcaggttaatttttgtgaatggtgtaaatagtggtccaatttcattcttttgcatgtaaacatccaattttcccagtaccatttactgaagaaatgatcttttcaccattaaatattcttgaaccccttgtcaaatattagttgaacaGATGTGCATGGGTTTATTTATGGGCTCTTGATTCTCTTCCATATATCTATTTTCATGCCAATagtatactgttttgattactatagatttgtaatatagtttaaaatcaggaaacatAATGtcttctgctttgttcttctttctcaatctTCTGTTCACAACCCTCTGTGgtttcacataaattttaggattttttttctatttttataaaaattcccCTTGAATCTTACAACGATTGCATTCAATGTACAGATGATTTTGGGTAGTagggatattttaacaatattaattctataAGCCATGAACAtgatatttcctttatttatgtcTTATTCAAATTTTTCACCAATGTcacagttttcagtgtagagatttttcacctccttggttaaatttattcctaaagtGTTTTTTTGAAGcttttgtaaatgggattgttcactttatttatttttaatatattttgttgttagtgtatggaaacattattgattttttaatgttgattttatatcctgcaactttatggCATTTATTGATTAGATCTaaaagttttttggtggaatctgtaggattttcaatatataaatcatgtcatctgcaaacaaagataattttacttcttcctttgtgatttagatgctttttatttcttgtttttatctgattgctctggctaggacatCCAGTACTAAGATAATTAAGAGTGGTTCGAGTGGTCATTcatatcttgttcctgatctcttAAGCGGaaaatttttcaacttttcaccattaagtattatgttagctgtgggtttgtcatatttAGCCTTCATTTAagatacattccttctatactcaACTTATTGAGAGTTTTAGTAAGAAcgcatgttgaattttgtcaaatgctctttcttcatttgtataggtggtaatttgattttttttaaccctgacctgaagtttttttttttttaattgaagtataattgacatataatattatattagtttcaggtataaaacataatgattcaatatctGCCTACACTGctaaatgatcaccacaataagcctAGTTATCATTtttcaccatacaaagttataatttttttgtgatgagaacttttaggatttactttcttggcaactttcaaatatgtactACAGTGTTATTGGCTATAGTCTctgtgctgtacattacatctccataacatgtattttatatttgaaactttTTACTTCTTGACCCCCTTTAGCCATTTCACCCAGCCCAAAGCCCCCTCCACTCTAGCACTTACAgttctgttctctgtatcaatgaattttgttttggttttagattccacatataagtgaaatatagtatttgtttttctctgtctgacttatttcatttaccataatTCCCCCAAGATCCATcagtgttgtcacaaatggcgatatttcattcttttttaatggctgggtAGTATTACATTgcatttatataccacatctttgttatccattcatccactgatggacacttaggtatttccatatcttggatattgtaaataatactgtaatgaacataggggtgGACATATCTTTTAgaagtagtgttttcattttatttttccagataaaaACATTGTAGTGGAATTGTTGGATAAGATGGTagtttcattattcattttgggaAGAAATCATATTGTTTTaaatagtggttgcaccaatttaaattcccaccaacagtacatgagagtccccttttctccacatattAGCCAACACTcattatttctggtctttttgatactagccattctaacagatgtgaggtggtatcttgttgtgaatttgttttgcatttccctgataattagtgatgttgagcatcttttcataggcCTGTTGGCCACTATATGTCTTATTTGCAAAAAAGaagtctattcaggtcctctgacaatttttcaatcagattttttttgctgttgagttctatgagttctttatatattatggatattagtcctttaccagatatgacttgcaaatattttctttcattcagtaggtttcttttttttaaaaaagatttttaatttatttaagcaagaaagaacaagcagggggagtggcagagggagagggagaatcaggctccctgctcatgtggGGCTTTATGCAGGGCTCGAtggtgggctcaatcccaggatcctgggatcatgacccgagccagaggcagatgcttaaccaactaagccacccagataccccatcaTTCAGTAggtttctttatcattttcttggtttcctttgctgagcagaagtttttcagtttgatatagttccatttttttttttttgtttttttttttttttttttttacctttcttttatgGTCAGGCACAAGATCATTGCCAGAaccaatgtcaaggaacttattgtgtgtgttttattctaggagttttatgtttttaggTCTTCCTTTTAAGTCTAAAACATTTGAGTTcattgtgtacggtgtaagataatagtctagtttcattcttttgcatgaggctgtccagtttccccaacaccatttactgaagagattaTACTTTCCCCATTGTACATACATAGATTCTTTGTCATAAAATTCAGGTGGGTTTATTTGTgagctttctattttgttccattgatttgtgtgtctgtttcttgacaatatcatactgttttaattgctATACCCTGTAATACACTTATAAATAAAGAATGTGATgtctccatctttgttcttctttctcaacattGTTTTGGGCATTCATGATGTTTAGCAgatacatacaaattttaagattgtctgctatttctgtgaaaaatgccattgaaattttgataggggaTAGTAGATGGAACCTAGACCCAGAGGGTCCAAAGTGTGGGATACACCAGCTGGACAGCCTCACGGAACCTTAGAATGTAAGAAGGAGAGCGACAGCTGTGGCAGAAGTGGTGGCCAAGGAAAGGTGCCTTAAAAAGTCCTTTCAAGACAATCTTGAAGACATAAAGGAATggatggaagagaaaaggaataaaaatttggCAGAGATTGGCAAACAAAATTCTTTTATAACTGCACCATGCCAAATAATCTCCAACACTTCTATACTGCTAAAAAACTACCATGACAACAACAGAATGTTAGTTTTagctttggaaaatgaaaaatccaaagtGAGAAAAGCCCAAGATACCATCCTCCAACTTAGAAAAGAATGTTACTACCTCACGTGTCAGCTATATGCATTGAAAGAAAAACTGACTTCACAACGAACAGAAGAAACTTCTCAGAACCAGGAAATATGTCCCTCTGGAATGAACTCCAATAGCGACAACAACTCTGGGAATTTATTTGTGAAGGATATAACACAAGTTCCTCTTCAGGAAGCTCACCTTCCAAGACAAGGACAATCATTCCAAATAGAAGAGCAAATACCTATTTCTCAAGATAGACTAGGATTTGATTTGGATTCAGATGAAGATAAATCTGTTGATAATGTCTTACCTAGAACTGTATCTGTCCACTGAagtttaaagaaacattttaacaatCTATGTCAGTTCAATACCTTGGATGATTTTGAAATCAGTCATTTCTCAGTGCAGCCCTTTGAATCCAAAAGAATTAGATGTGTAGACCCTGAAAACGTAGAACAAAGTGTTTGTCAATAAAATAAGGATCAAATTAACTTATCGCCAAAGTTGATTGACCCAGGAAGACctactaaaacaaaagaaaacattttagaatataaaCTTGAACAAACTAAAAGTAAGCATAGAGGTgcacaaggaagaaaaggagaaaagaaaagctaacaggagaaaatcaaaatcTGTATCAAAGTATGAAGGgagcaaaagtgaaaataaaaaaaaaaaaactgtttccaaaaaaaaaaagttggatgaaTCTGTCACTTCCAGTGATGCTTACAATTTTAATTTGGAAGAGGGTATTCATCTCACTCCTTTCCGACAAAAAATGAGCAACGATtctaacagagaagaaaacaatgagTTTGAAGTGAGCATCTGTGAATCAAGTAGTTCAGGAGATGATTCTGACGACCTCCATTTGCCCACTTGCAAGTAGAGTCAAGATCTCTCCAGTGAATCAGATAGGAGCCCAGTCACCAGGTCTCAACCTAAAAAAGCACTAAAATATGGAGATGAAAAAGAGATGGAAGATTCTAAGCTTACAAAAACAACTATCAGTGCACTACCTAAAACTCACTGCTCACTTCATTTTAGCCTGAAGGATATCACCAATGTCCCCTTGTATCCTGTAGTGAAAATCAGTAAACTTTCTTGttctccaaaaaagaaagaaaacccagcagTGTCTCTGCCTAAGCGCAGGTGTGCAGTCAGTATGAATTACAAGGAACACACACTCGCTTCAAAACTGAGAAGAGGAtatcattttacatatttatgtttcttgaattctctgattttcaaatagaaaaaggaTTCCAGAAgcagttccaaaaaaaaaaaaaaagtatgaagcaAATACAGTGAAGTGTTTGTTGGATACTGTTTAAATTCGTCCTACTACACCTCCTTCTATCTCTCCAAGAGAGAATCTCTAAGATAGTACACAATAGGATGGGACTGTTGCCATGGAATATTCTCTGACTGAACTGTAGATCACAAAAATTTCTTCACAACTATACTTCAAATGTGATGCTTTTTTCCACACCATTAAcaaatttggtttattttttcttttaaatataaataattggaCCTaagccttatttctttttttaagattttattttatttatttgacagagagagagacagcaagagagggaacacaagcagggggagcgggagagggagaagcaggcttcccatggagca from Neomonachus schauinslandi chromosome X, ASM220157v2, whole genome shotgun sequence encodes the following:
- the LOC110571881 gene encoding shugoshin 1-like isoform X2, which translates into the protein MEEKRNKNLAEIGKQNSFITAPCQIISNTSILLKNYHDNNRMLVLALENEKSKVRKAQDTILQLRKECYYLTCQLYALKEKLTSQRTEETSQNQEICPSGMNSNSDNNSGNLFVKDITQVPLQEAHLPRQGQSFQIEDALPKTHCSLHFSLKDITNVPLYPVVKISKLSCSPKKKENPAVSLPKRRCAVSMNYKEHTLASKLRRGYHFTYLCFLNSLIFK
- the LOC110571881 gene encoding shugoshin 1-like isoform X1, coding for MEEKRNKNLAEIGKQNSFITAPCQIISNTSILLKNYHDNNRMLVLALENEKSKVRKAQDTILQLRKECYYLTCQLYALKEKLTSQRTEETSQNQEICPSGMNSNSDNNSGNLFVKDITQVPLQEAHLPRQGQSFQIEEQIPISQDRLGFDLDSDEVPKTHCSLHFSLKDITNVPLYPVVKISKLSCSPKKKENPAVSLPKRRCAVSMNYKEHTLASKLRRGYHFTYLCFLNSLIFK